From Piliocolobus tephrosceles isolate RC106 chromosome 16, ASM277652v3, whole genome shotgun sequence, the proteins below share one genomic window:
- the ALOX15 gene encoding arachidonate 15-lipoxygenase → MQNKVCYDVQEKERIGNREVQAFTLKRNESQWLAQRRRSETSLSKMGLYRIRVSTGASFHAGSKNQVQLWLVGQHGEAALGKRLWPTRGKVNSPEPGGVGCAPGSESVKYRGGHAPPSASGRFSLPRARTLGSKTAHGGRRCGGL, encoded by the exons ATGCAGAATAAGGTGTGCTATGATgtgcaggaaaaagaaaggatag GCAACAGGGAGGTACAGGCTTTTACGCTCAAAAGGAATGAGTCCCAGTGGCTGGCACAGAGAAG AAGAAGCGAAACGTCTTTGAGCAAGATGGGTCTCTACCGCATCCGCGTGTCCACGGGGGCCTCGTTCCATGCGGGTTCCAAGAACCAGGTGCAGCTGTGGCTGGTCGGCCAGCACGGGGAGGCGGCGCTCGGGAAGCGACTGTGGCCCACACGGGGCAAGGTGAACTCCCCAGAGCCGGGCGGGGTGGGCTGCGCGCCTGGCTCCGAGTCAGTCAAATACCGGGGAGGCCACGCGCCCCCGTCGGCCTCTGGCCGATTCTCTTTGCCGAGGGCGCGCACACTGGGCTCAAAGACAGCGCACGGAGGCCGCAGGTGTGGGGGGCTTTAG